From the genome of Thermomicrobiales bacterium, one region includes:
- a CDS encoding cyclic-di-AMP receptor gives MNKLIITIVQNDDADAVVDALLESDFRATRLASTGGFLRRGNTTLMIGAQTDQVDTVLDLIRKNARTGIAREDEAPGLTPPAAATVFVLDLEEYERY, from the coding sequence ATGAACAAGCTCATCATTACGATCGTACAGAACGACGATGCCGATGCCGTGGTCGACGCGCTGTTGGAGTCCGATTTTCGGGCCACGCGTCTCGCAAGCACCGGCGGATTCCTGCGTCGTGGCAATACCACGTTGATGATCGGCGCGCAGACCGATCAGGTGGACACGGTGCTCGACCTCATTCGCAAGAACGCGCGCACCGGCATTGCCCGCGAGGACGAGGCTCCCGGGCTCACACCGCCCGCCGCTGCGACTGTTTTCGTCCTCGACCTCGAGGAATACGAACGCTACTAG